The following nucleotide sequence is from Austwickia chelonae.
GGTGCTCGCCGTGGTCGCTTCGCCGTCGCGGGCGCTCGCCGCACTTGATCTTCCGGAGAATCCTTTCCTCCTGGTCAGCCAAGGAGTGGAGAAGCCGGGGAATCTGGGCGCGATGTTGCGGACGGCTGACGCAGCCGGGGTGTCGGCCGTGGTCGCGGCGGACCCGGCGACCGACTGGGGGAACCCGAACGTGGTTCGGGGAAGTAAAGGCACATTGTTCTCCGTGCCGGTCGCCTCGGCGAGCACGGAAGAGACGCTCGCCTGGTTGGCGGATCGAGGGATCGCGCTGGTGGCGACGACACCGGACACCGATCTGTTCCACACCGATGTCGACTACACCGGCCCGGTGGCGGTGGCCGTCGGCACGGAGAAAACGGGACTGGACGACGCCGTGTTGGAGGCGGCGGCCTACCGGGTGCGCATTCCGATGGCCGGTCGCGCTGATTCTTTGAATGTCGCCACTGCCGCAGCCATCGTGGTGTACGAGGCGGTTCGACAGCGGCGGTCGATGTACACGTCGTAATTGTTTCCGGGTTTGTCGGCTGTGCCACGATGGCCGTATGCGAGTCGATCACGTCTCTTATGCCGCCGAAAAGGACGGGGTGCGGGCGACCGCCG
It contains:
- a CDS encoding TrmH family RNA methyltransferase produces the protein MADLTITSPANPRVKSLIGLRRRRARDAQGITLLEGVDETTLALDAGARPTGLYLCSDLMADPGRGEKLSEIVTGRGGEIIRLSRPVFEKVAYREGPDGVLAVVASPSRALAALDLPENPFLLVSQGVEKPGNLGAMLRTADAAGVSAVVAADPATDWGNPNVVRGSKGTLFSVPVASASTEETLAWLADRGIALVATTPDTDLFHTDVDYTGPVAVAVGTEKTGLDDAVLEAAAYRVRIPMAGRADSLNVATAAAIVVYEAVRQRRSMYTS